TTTTGTATTTTATCGGCAAAGACGGGCGCGGGGAGGGGGAACAGGGTGCGCCGTTTTTTCTTGTCCCATCGGGGTGTACGTCCCTTTCTTGACGCGGGTAGTTCTAAGGTCTATGTTTGACAGGTGACATTTATCCGGCGCTTAGTTTTAATCCTTCTTTTTGTCCTGCCCGGGGTTCTTTTTGGTAACGACTTGGAAGATTCCCGCCGGGCCATACTTGCGGGTATCCTGAATGAACGAAAAATACCCTTTGAACTACGTCCCCTCTTCACCGAGTACGGCGGGTTCGGCTCCTCTATCTATGTATCCCTTCCCGCCTCCCCCAATGGGGAGGAGAAAAAACAGGGGACCTTCATTTTGGCGGTACCCCTTTCCTTTACCGGGGATGACGGGAGAAATTTTCCCTATGCCTTTGAGATTGCCCTGAACTTTATGGACAGGATCCTTAAAACTGAGCCTAAAACTGATATTTTGGTGGCCTTTTTAGCGGATGAATGGTCGGCCCCCCATAACCTGGGCCTTCGGGATCTTTATTCCCGGCTTGAAGTTCCCGAAGATACCGCCCTGATATATCTGGATATGTATGGGGAAATATCGGAAATGGTAATCCACCATGGAGCGCGGAGGGAATTGGCGCCCTTGAATCTCCTAAGGCCCCTGGGACAGCTTTGCGATTCCCGGGCAATCCCCTATACCCTGGGTATCAGTTCCAATGAAATATATAAACTCGCCTTGGCGGATGGTCCACCGGCCCTGGAATTCGCCCTTTCCCGGGGATTGTCGGCGCTGTACCTTACGGGGTCCAATACCGCCTCCGGTGGCATCGTGGACCTGGATACCCTGTTGTTTGACTATGCCAATTCCATAGACATTGGGATAGAAAATCCCGATTATCATTATCTGATATTCCAATTCGCCGGAAACATTTTTTTTATACCCGAATATACTACGGTGATATTCTTCCTGACCATTGCGGCCCTGCTTTTCCTTGCGATTCTTATCTATTCTGTGGTTTTTCGGTTTCGGCTGGTGGTTCAATGGAAGGTCTTTCTCAAGCGGTCCTGGATACTTTTCCTGTATTACATCCTGCTGATCCTTTCTTTAAGAGGAGCGGCCCTGGTGTTTCAGTTCATGGCCGGGAAAGCAAACAGGGCGGAAAACTTTGCCCCGGGGACCATGCTTTTTTACGGAACCACGGTTGCGCAGCTCCTGCTTGGGATCGCCCTCTTTACCTTCATTTCTCCCCTGGGAAATTTGATCTACGTACCCCGGAGGGCAAATTTCTACGGTAACGCCTCGGTAATCCTGGTTTCCCTGGAAATACTTCTGTCTGCATTTTTTGATATCACCTTCATTCCCATATTTCTATGGATCTTTGTCTTTACCTTCATGGCGGCCTGTATCAAAAAGCCACTGCTCGTCTGGCTCTGCGGTTTTCTGGCATTTCTCCTGGGCTTCTCCACCATGCTCACCATTGTCCGGGGGGGAAACAGGCGGCTCGGATCCCTCATACTTTCAGGGAATACCGCAATTATCCTCTATATTGCCCTGATATCCCTGCCATTTTTCATCACCCTAAAACGGGGAACCCTATTGCTGCCGTCAAGGGATAAAAAATCCACCCCCAGCCGGTTAAAACTTCTGGTACGTATGATTCCAAGGCTTAGCTTTCTCGTCTTCACCACAGTTATTCTGGGGATAGGCACATCGCTCTTTATCCGTTATCCGATCAAGCTGCCGGTACAGAAAATCGTAGACGATACCGCCGGGAATACTAACGTTCTCGGGATGAACGTAAAGGACCGTATCCTGCTGGAACGGAGGACCCTGGATATCACCCTGGAAGCGCCGGGAAAGCCCCTCCGGTTCAACCTGTACCTGGATGGTACCATTGCGGATGAAATGCCGGTTATTTACGCTGCTCCCATGCCCTTCCGGTATATTGAGGACGATGGTTCTCCAAACAGGAATTCTATCGAATTTGTCCTTGGGGAAGGGCCTCCCAATCCTTTTATCACAGAAATTGTGGTGCCCCTTGATTTTTCAGGATTCCTTCGGGCGGAGGCGCTCTATTCGGAACAGCCCGGTGAGGACTTCCAACTCAGGATCATTCACCGCTACCCCGTCGGGATAGCAAGTAATCCACTACCATAGGATTTCCAGATTTACCGCCTGTGAAGAGGAGAGTAGATCCGCCATGGGAGAAGAAAAGCCGGCTTTAGTTCCCTGTACGCTTACTATTCCCACCGGGGGGCTTGTCAGGACGCCTCCATGCCCATCCAGGATGTGCAGTTCAGCGTTTGCCGGCAGGGTAAGGCTGAAATTCAGGGAATAGCCCTCCATTAGCGCTGAAACCAGGGCCAGCAGTTCCGGCTCCGTACCGGGGGCGCCGTTGAAACCCAGGGTAAGCCGGTTCTTTCCCCCATCGCGGGTCAGGGTTGCCCGCTGTCCGGAGGCATCCAGAAAACGTACCAGGGCTTCCAAACTGGTAAAATCCAGTTTTGCCTGACTGATCACGTCCTGCTCGGTGGTCTTTGTGGTAAAGGATCGCAGAGAAAGTCCCTCGACCCGGGCAACGGTCCGTTCAAAGTCAGCCTTCCCTACGGGAAGCGGGGGCCAGCGCTCATTGCCGTCCAGCTTCCCCAGGGATTCGAACTCCCGGGAAAGGCGGTACTCCATTGCAATGGTCCCTGAACCGTCGCGGTGTATCACAATATCCGTGGCAACCCCCACACAGGAGCTGAACACAAGGGCCGCGGCAAGCAGCAGGAATGGCGTCTTCTTTCCTATCATCAATATCCCCTAAAATTCTTCGGAATAGATGCTCACATCCTGAATACGGACCGGCACTTCGTTTTCAATCATCGCAAAGGCCTTTTGGAGCACCGTCTCCCCAAAGACCTTGGAATTCGACACAAGAGCCCCGCCTATTTGGGCAAAGGACAGGGAATCCTGGAGATCCACCTCGGCGGCGCTCATGTGGAACCGACGCTGGAGCTTATCCTTGACGGAACGGACGATCTGCCGCTTCGCCTTGATACTGTCCACATCGGGTATTTGAAAAATCACCTGTATCATAGAAACAATCATTATTATAGGTTATTATACATTATAAATGTATGCTTTGCGAAGTCCCACGCAGGAGAAGAGTCCACCTAGGGGTATACGGTGCATATTAAAAATACTTTTTCTCCTTTGGGTACTTCCGGTCCTTCCAGCGGAGGATGATCTTGCGCGGGAAACTTCGTTGCAAGTAGAACGCCTGAACCAGGCGGTCAGCGAGGAGGCTTCCCCGGAATTGCTCAGCTTTGACCTGGGCGATTCGGATGTATCCTTGTTTTTAAAGGGTTCCTGGAAGGGAACCCTTACCGGCAGCTGGGGCCTATCCCACAGCGACCTGGGCCTGCAGGCGGCTTCCGTGGATTCCCCCATCCTTTTTGCCCAGGAAGCGGACATGACCCTTTCCCTATGGCTCCGGGAGCGCTGGTTTCTGGAGACCAGCTTTCTGGACGATTATGATCTCAATACCTACCGCGCCGGATACCAAGGCAAGGACGGAGAAGCTATCCAATATGTGGGGGTTGGAAATACCGGCCTGGATTATCCCCTGTTTCCCTACCTTGATTTAGGGGGCGATTCCGCCTATTCCTTCGGCGCCTACGGCCGTTTTGGCATTGGTTCCTGGACCCTCCACAGTATGTTCCGCTATGACGCCGCTGCCCGGGAGGAACGTATCTTTGTGGGTAACCGGGAACGGACCTATTCCCAGGTTTCCCCGGATCGTATACTCAGGGGCCGGTCCTTTGTGCTCCCCCAGGAGAA
This Treponema primitia ZAS-1 DNA region includes the following protein-coding sequences:
- a CDS encoding DUF503 domain-containing protein, whose protein sequence is MIVSMIQVIFQIPDVDSIKAKRQIVRSVKDKLQRRFHMSAAEVDLQDSLSFAQIGGALVSNSKVFGETVLQKAFAMIENEVPVRIQDVSIYSEEF